From the Marinobacter sp. es.048 genome, the window AGGTCAGCGATGTGCTGGCCCTGGATGGCGAGATCGCCGAAATGTCCAAGGCGTTCATGGACAAGAACCACAGCCTGTTCCTGGGCCGGGGTTCCCAGTTCCCTGTCGCCCTCGAAGGTGCGTTGAAACTCAAGGAAATCTCCTACATCCACGCCGAGGCCTATCCGGCCGGCGAGCTCAAGCACGGCCCCCTGGCTCTGGTAGACAGCGAAATGCCGGTTGTCACCGTAGCGCCCAACAACGACCTGGTTGAGAAGCTCAAGTCCAACCTGGAAGAGGTCCGGGCCCGCGGTGGCGAGCTGTTTGTTTTCGCTGATAGGAAGGCGGACGTGAAAGCGGAAGAGGGCCTGCACGTGATGCAGATTCCGTCGGTGCATCCGATTACGGCGCCGATCGTTTATACCGTGCCCCTGCAGCTGCTGTCTTATCACGTGGCAGTGCTCAAGGGTACTGATGTGGACCAGCCGCGGAATCTCGCCAAGAGTGTTACCGTGGAATAAGCGTCCTCATGGAAAGCTTATTGGGGTTGTCAAAGAATCCGCCTGTTGGCGGATTTTTGCTGTCTGTCTAGGTTCCAGGCAGTTATTTTTTTACTAGGCAGTCTTTTTAGGGCTCGAATCGGTTAAAATGTGGGTTCGATGCTGCTGTTTTGTTCAGCAATTTCACGCTCACTGTCTGTGTTTTTCGGCGTCCAACTCCCTTTCTATGGTTAGTGAGACCAAAAGCGGTCTCCCGTTTGTACCTTTGACCAATACCCCGGTACGTAAATATCAAGGAAGATGCGGGCGCTTCACGACACAATACCAATAACCCGTTTTCTCAGAAGATTTCCGTAATGCCCACTACCGTTATCTCCGGCTTTACCCACAATTTCCTTGGCAAGGCGCCCGTCTGGTACAAGCAGGTCATCCTGCTGTTTCTTGTCGCCAACCCGATTGTCATGTGGACCCTGGGGCCGGGAACGGCCGGCTGGCTTCTGATTGCCGAGTTCATTTTCACCCTGGCCATGGCCCTGAAGTGTTACCCGCTCCTGCCGGGTGGTCTGTTGGCGGTGGAGGCACTGCTGATCGGGCTGACCACGCCGGATGCGGTCTATCTGGAGGTGCTCACCAACTTCCCGGTTATCCTGCTGCTGATGTTCATGGTAGCGGGCATCTACTTCATGAAAGAGCTCCTGCTGGTGACCTTCACCCAGATTCTGGTGGGTGTGCGTTCCAAGTCGGCGCTTTCGTTGCTGTTCTGTTGCGCGGCGGCAATTCTCTCGGCCTTTCTCGATGCCCTGACGGTTACCGCAGTGATCATCAGCGTGGCGGTGGGCTTCTACTCGGTTTACCACAAGGTGGCCTCCGGTAAGGGGTATCACCACAATGATCACAATGCCGGCAGCGATGATGAAGTGGTTGAGCTGCATCGGGAAGATCTGGAGAACTTCCGGGCCTTTTTGCGTAGCTTGTTGATGCACGGTGCTATCGGCACGGCGCTGGGTGGTGTGGCCACCATGGTGGGTGAGCCGCAGAATCTGTTGATTGCCAAGGTGGTGGGTTGGGATTTTGCCGGCTTCTTCCTGCACATGGCGCCGGTGAGCGTGCCGGTGCTGGCGTCGGGGCTGTTTACCTGCTGGGCTCTGGAGAAGCTGCGTTGGTTCGGCTACGGCGGGCGCCTGCCCAAGCCCGTGCGCCGGGTGCTGGAAGAGTTTGCCGAGAACGAGCGGGCGAAACGCACCAAGGCGGATCAGGCGGCTCTCTGGGTACAGGCCTTTGCGGCTGCAATTCTGGTGGTGGGCCTGGCTTTCCACCTGGCCGAGGTCGGCCTCATTGGCCTGCTGGTGATCATCCTGATTACCTCATTTACCGGCGTCACCGACGAGCATCAAATAGGAAAAGCCTTTCAGGAATCCCTGCCGTTCACCTCCCTGCTTGTGGTGTTTTTCGCAGTGGTTGCAGTGATCCATGAACAGCACCTGTTCAAGCCGATCATTGACTATGTGCTGTCGCTTCCCGAAGCCCGTCAGCCGGGAATGTTCTTTATCGCTAATGGCGTGCTCTCGATGATCAGCGATAACGTGTTCGTGGCCACCGTGTACATCAGTGAGGTGAAGCAGGCCCTGGATGCCGGCGCTATCAGCTATGAGCATTTCCAGAAGCTGGCGGTTGCCATCAACACCGGCACCAATCTCCCCAGTGTCGCGACCCCGAATGGCCAGGCGGCTTTCCTGTTCCTGCTGACGTCTGCGATCGCGCCGCTGGTTCGATTGTCCTACGGCAAGATGGTGATTATGGCGTTCCCTTACATGCTGGTGATGGGTGGTGTAGGCCTGTACATGGTTATTAACTATATTTGACGTTCTGTTCGGATTTTTGCGGGCGGTGTCAGTGCAGATTTGCCCGGGTCTGTTAATCTTTGTCTAAACAGAGTCAACAATAATACGGATTCCATGCTCAGAAACTGCTCAGGCCATGCTTGTCCAAGGTATACAGCTATGCGTTTTGTTGGCGCCCGGCTTTGGATATTGCTAGCAGTTTTATTGTTTACTTCTGCCTCCTTTGCGGAGCCGGAATCCGCCGACAAAACTCTCCGCATTGCCTATGTAGAGTTCCCCCCCATTACATACCAGGCCAGCGATGGCACCGCTGCTGGCAGTTTTATAGAGCTTACCCGGAAGATCGTTGTGGAGGCGGGTTACGAACCGGAATTTCTCTTCTTGCCCATCAGCCGGGTATACCTGTATCTGCGCAACGGTCGGATTGACGTATGGCCAGGTTCCGCCAACGTTCCTGCTCTTAACGGTGAAGTTCTCGAGACCTGGGTCACTCCCCTCGCGACCCAGCTTAGCGCCTGGTATTTGGAGGGAACCGAACCACTCATTCATTTTGATCAACTACAGGGTAAGACCGTCATCACGATTGGCGGATACACCTATGGAGGGCTCTTATACTGGCTGGAGGCGGAAGGCTCGATTGACGTCACCGAAGCACCAAACTATCGGGCTGCTCTGGAAATGCTCAAGCTTGGCCGCGGGCATTACCTGTTTGGCCATCGAGATCCGGTTCTGGAAACACTGACCATGCCCAAAGACGACAAAATTCGTGAATCGGAGATCCGTTTGAGGAATCTGACCTGGCTGTTTTCGCTTGCCAATCCCCGGGCAGCGATACTGCGCGAAGAGTTCGATGATGCCTATATCCGTTTGGCTGAAAAGGGTGAAGTACCCCCGATCCGAAAGTTCGGAGAGAGCTTTGTGATTCCGGGCTTGCCCGAAAAATATCGGTAGCAAGCCCAAGTGGCTCAGGAATCGGGATTGAGGCGGATATCCCCGTACCAGGCGGTCGCTTTTTCCCCGGTGTTGTCTGAATCCGACATAATGGCAATACCCACCACCGGAGGTGGTTCCTCGCCAAAAGCTTCCCGGTAGTCAGCCATGATGTCCCGTTCCACAGTGACCCATTCCCCAACCTTTTCTGATCCGGAATTCACCGCGATCATCATGGTTTTTTCGGTGTATGGATTGGGTACGATCTCGCCCTCTGCGAGGGTATTGGCCCAGATGTAGTTCAGGGCGTTGCCCGGTAAAGACTCGCCGAACAATACTTCAACCGTTTTCCGTTTTGCGCGCTCGAAAAAGCCGGCCTTCTCGGGCTGAAACTCGAACGCAACGTAGATTCTGGCGGGATAGTCGTCACCGGACTTTTGCCGGGCATTGCCGTTTTCGAATACATTCGAGACCTTCCAGCGCCATTGCAGAATCATAGAACCGGTGGGCTCCAGTCTTACCCGTGCGATCAGGCCCGACGCTCCGCCCTCCGTGGTCGCCCGCACAACCTGCTGACCGTCCTCGGTTGTCAGTTCATAGCGGCTGAGCTGGTCGATCTTGGGGAATTCCAGAGGTTCCCAGCCATCGTTGAGAGACTGCATCTGGGAGAAGGGAGTCAAGGCTGCCTCTTGTGACGCGACGGGCGTAACGAGCATGAAAGAAACGAGGAGCGGGCCCCAGATTCGTTTGTATCCGACCTTCTCCATAGTGCCTCTCCTCTTATCAGGGCGTTTCCGTTGCAGACAGATGTTTTACCGGAAAGTGCCTTGTCCTGTAAAAGCTACCCGTATATAGTGTTTTCATCCTTGGTTAAATACTAGATGTAGTGATCAGTGCGTAACCAGCTCGGTCAGTACGTGATCACTTCAAACATTTTGGTATCGGGAATCCGGTGAGACTCCGGAACTGACGCGCAGCGGTATTGGGGAACAAGCACGGCATTACGACACTGGTTGAGACCGGGAAGTCGCCGAGCGAGGCCGAATCGAACGATTCACGCCCCTGAGTCCGAAGACCTGCCAGGGAGAAAGAACTGCACCTTCGCGACTCAGGGTGAGCAGACCGGACTCAGGCCAGACCCGTAGGTCGGATTAGCGAAGCGTAATCCGACACCTCTGTTTGCGCCAGGCCGCCTTTGTCGGATTACGCTTCGCTAATCCGACCTACGGTGGCGCTCCGTTTCTCTGCCTACGCGATGGTGAAAGGAATTCAACGCGTATTCAGGAGAACACCACATGTCCGCCTCAGCACTGGCCGAACCTCGGCCAACCTCCCTCACCGATACCGAAACCCTCCAGGTCATCAAACGCAACGGCACCCTCGTGGGTTTCGACCCGTCGAAGATCAGCATCGCCGTGACCAAAGCCTTCCTCGCTGTTGAGGGTGACAATGCCGCCGGTTCCGCTCGTATCAACGATGCGGTGCACCGGGTCACGGAACAGGTCATTCAGGCCATCAGTCGACGCCTGAAAGCAGGCGGCAAGGTGCATATTGAAGACATCCAGGACCAGGTCGAGCTTGCCCTGATGCGGGCCGAGGAGCAGAAGGTCGCCCGCGCCTATGTGCTCTATCGGGAGGAGCATGCTCGCCAGCGTGCGATCGACGAGCCGGTGGAAGCTCACCCACACCTCACCGTGAAAAAAGCCAGCGGCGAAACCGCGCCTCTGGATCTGGGTTTGATGAAGCTCCAGGTCGAACAGGCCGCGACCGGGCTGGAAGGTATTGACGGCGACTCACTGGTGCAGGATGCCCTGACCAACCTTTACGACGGCATCGCCGAAGAGGACGTGCTGTCCGCCCTGGTGATGACCGCGCGCAGCCGGATTGAGCGAGAGCCTGACTACAGCGCGGTTACCGCCCGTTTGCTGCTGGAGCAGCTGCGCCTGGAAAACGCGTTGGCCCTGGACCTGCAGCGGGACTTGCCGCTGGCAGAGCTTTATCCACAGGCGCTTGAATCATTCATCCACGCCGGTATCCGTTATGAACTCCTGGATGAAGCTCTGGCCGCTTTCGATCTGGAGCGCCTTGGCGCTGCGCTGAAGCCAGAGCGTGACCTGCAATTTGGCTTCCTGGGCCTGCAAACCCTGTACGACCGTTACTTCCTGCACTGGAACAAGGCTCGCCTGGAATTGCCCCAAGTATTCTTTATGCGCGTGGCCATGGGCCTGGCCCTGCGGGAAGACGATCCGAATGCCCGCGCCATCGAGTTCTACAACCTGTTGTCGTCCTTTGACTACATGGCATCCACGCCCACGTTGTTTAATAGCGGCACCCGCCATTCCCAGCTGTCTTCCTGCTACCTGACCACTGTGGGTGATGACCTGGAAGACATCTACGGTGCCATCCGCGACAACGCCATGCTGTCGAAATGGGCTGGCGGCCTGGGCAACGACTGGACCCCGGTGCGCGCGCTCGGCTCCCACATCAAGGGGACCAACGGCCAGAGCCAGGGCGTAGTGCCGTTCCTGAAAGTGGTGAACGACACTGCCGTGGCGGTGAACCAGGGTGGCAAGCGCAAAGGCGCTGTATGCGCCTACCTGGAAAGCTGGCATCTGGATATTGAAGAGTTTCTGGAGCTGCGCAAGAACACCGGCGACGAGCGCCGCCGCACCCACGACATGAACACCGCCAACTGGGTGCCGGACCTGCTGATCGAACGCATGCGCAAAGACCGTGACTGGACCCTGTTCTCCCCGAGCGATGCGCCGGATCTGCACGACCTGTACGGCAACGCCTTCCGTGAACGCTACGAGCATTACGAAGCGCTGGCGGAGCAGGGCAGGATCAAGCTGTTCAGGAAAATCCCGGCCAAGCAGCTCTGGCGCAAGATGCTCACCGTGCTATTCGAAACCGGGCACCCCTGGATTACCTTCAAGGACCCCTGCAACCTGCGCTCGCCCCAGCAGCACCGGGGTGTGGTACACAGCTCCAACCTGTGCACGGAAATCACCCTGAACATCAGTGCCGATGAAATTGCCGTGTGCAACCTGGGTTCCGTAAACCTTGCGGCTCATATCGCCAACGGCGAGCTGGATGTGCAGCGTCTGGAACAAACGGTGAACACCGCTGTGCGCATGCTCGATAACGTTATCGACATCAACTACTACGCCGTGCCCCAGGCCCGCAATTCCAACCGGAAACATCGCCCGGTCGGTCTTGGCCTGATGGGGTTCCAGGATGCGCTCTATCAATTGGGCCTGCCGTATTCCAGCCCGGAAGCGGTGGAGTTTGCCGACCTTGCCATGGAGCAGCTCAGCTACTTCGCCATTCGCGCCTCAGCCACGCTGGCGGGTGAGCGAGGTGCTTACGAGACTTATGAAGGTTCTCTCTGGCAGCAGGGCATCCTGCCTATCGACTCGATCGACCTGCTGAAGGAAAACCGCAGGGAAGGGGATCTGTCCATCAACAACAACGCTCGCCTGGACTGGTCGCCGGTGCGTGACCTCATCGCCAAGAACGGCATGCGGAACAGCAATGTGATGGCGATTGCGCCCACAGCCACCATCTCCAACATCGTGGGCGTGTCCCAGTCCATCGAGCCGGCGTATCAGAACCTGTTCGTGAAATCGAACCTCTCCGGAGAATTCACCGTGGTCAATCCTTCCCTGGTTCGGGACCTCAAGGCCGAAGGCCTGTGGGACAACGTGATGGTGAATGACCTCAAATACTTCGACGGGTCCGTGCAGCAGATCGACCGTATTCCGGTTGAATTGAAGGCCCGCTACGCCACCGCCTTCGAGATCGATGCGAGATGGCTGGTGGAGGCCGCCGCAAGGCGCCAGAAATGGCTCGATCAGGCCCAGAGCCTCAACCTGTACATGGCAGAGCCCAGCGGCAAAAAGCTTGATGCCCTCTACCAGC encodes:
- the nhaB gene encoding sodium/proton antiporter NhaB, translated to MPTTVISGFTHNFLGKAPVWYKQVILLFLVANPIVMWTLGPGTAGWLLIAEFIFTLAMALKCYPLLPGGLLAVEALLIGLTTPDAVYLEVLTNFPVILLLMFMVAGIYFMKELLLVTFTQILVGVRSKSALSLLFCCAAAILSAFLDALTVTAVIISVAVGFYSVYHKVASGKGYHHNDHNAGSDDEVVELHREDLENFRAFLRSLLMHGAIGTALGGVATMVGEPQNLLIAKVVGWDFAGFFLHMAPVSVPVLASGLFTCWALEKLRWFGYGGRLPKPVRRVLEEFAENERAKRTKADQAALWVQAFAAAILVVGLAFHLAEVGLIGLLVIILITSFTGVTDEHQIGKAFQESLPFTSLLVVFFAVVAVIHEQHLFKPIIDYVLSLPEARQPGMFFIANGVLSMISDNVFVATVYISEVKQALDAGAISYEHFQKLAVAINTGTNLPSVATPNGQAAFLFLLTSAIAPLVRLSYGKMVIMAFPYMLVMGGVGLYMVINYI
- a CDS encoding substrate-binding periplasmic protein, which gives rise to MFTSASFAEPESADKTLRIAYVEFPPITYQASDGTAAGSFIELTRKIVVEAGYEPEFLFLPISRVYLYLRNGRIDVWPGSANVPALNGEVLETWVTPLATQLSAWYLEGTEPLIHFDQLQGKTVITIGGYTYGGLLYWLEAEGSIDVTEAPNYRAALEMLKLGRGHYLFGHRDPVLETLTMPKDDKIRESEIRLRNLTWLFSLANPRAAILREEFDDAYIRLAEKGEVPPIRKFGESFVIPGLPEKYR
- a CDS encoding DUF3047 domain-containing protein; this encodes MLVTPVASQEAALTPFSQMQSLNDGWEPLEFPKIDQLSRYELTTEDGQQVVRATTEGGASGLIARVRLEPTGSMILQWRWKVSNVFENGNARQKSGDDYPARIYVAFEFQPEKAGFFERAKRKTVEVLFGESLPGNALNYIWANTLAEGEIVPNPYTEKTMMIAVNSGSEKVGEWVTVERDIMADYREAFGEEPPPVVGIAIMSDSDNTGEKATAWYGDIRLNPDS
- a CDS encoding ribonucleoside-diphosphate reductase subunit alpha; the protein is MSASALAEPRPTSLTDTETLQVIKRNGTLVGFDPSKISIAVTKAFLAVEGDNAAGSARINDAVHRVTEQVIQAISRRLKAGGKVHIEDIQDQVELALMRAEEQKVARAYVLYREEHARQRAIDEPVEAHPHLTVKKASGETAPLDLGLMKLQVEQAATGLEGIDGDSLVQDALTNLYDGIAEEDVLSALVMTARSRIEREPDYSAVTARLLLEQLRLENALALDLQRDLPLAELYPQALESFIHAGIRYELLDEALAAFDLERLGAALKPERDLQFGFLGLQTLYDRYFLHWNKARLELPQVFFMRVAMGLALREDDPNARAIEFYNLLSSFDYMASTPTLFNSGTRHSQLSSCYLTTVGDDLEDIYGAIRDNAMLSKWAGGLGNDWTPVRALGSHIKGTNGQSQGVVPFLKVVNDTAVAVNQGGKRKGAVCAYLESWHLDIEEFLELRKNTGDERRRTHDMNTANWVPDLLIERMRKDRDWTLFSPSDAPDLHDLYGNAFRERYEHYEALAEQGRIKLFRKIPAKQLWRKMLTVLFETGHPWITFKDPCNLRSPQQHRGVVHSSNLCTEITLNISADEIAVCNLGSVNLAAHIANGELDVQRLEQTVNTAVRMLDNVIDINYYAVPQARNSNRKHRPVGLGLMGFQDALYQLGLPYSSPEAVEFADLAMEQLSYFAIRASATLAGERGAYETYEGSLWQQGILPIDSIDLLKENRREGDLSINNNARLDWSPVRDLIAKNGMRNSNVMAIAPTATISNIVGVSQSIEPAYQNLFVKSNLSGEFTVVNPSLVRDLKAEGLWDNVMVNDLKYFDGSVQQIDRIPVELKARYATAFEIDARWLVEAAARRQKWLDQAQSLNLYMAEPSGKKLDALYQLAWERGLKTTYYLRSLGATGAEKTAPVSAPQPQVCSIDEPDCEACQ